The Hippoglossus hippoglossus isolate fHipHip1 chromosome 4, fHipHip1.pri, whole genome shotgun sequence DNA window AGCAcaagaggagaagacagagcCGGTACAATGGATTTAGGTTCATTATTAAAagaaatctgaataaaaaataggactattatttaaaattgaatCTCTCATACCAGTAATTTTCTAACCTGGGATACTTCTTTTGtgtatgtattttatatgtgtatatatatcatTTAACATTGTAGTTCCGAACATGTAAGCTGACTAAACTAATCGAGCCAAGCTAAACTTAAAGGATAGGCGTTCAGGTGAATGggtaaaaagttaaaaacagtaTATGCTAAATCAGAGCTAAACCTTGTTGATAAAACGGATAGCTAAAAGTTATGGTTAAAACAGAAAGTTAAAAGTTcgatataaaaactaaaatggatAAAAGGTGTGAAAGACAAAGCTAAATCATGACTGAAAGTTTTGGATAAAACAGATAAGTAGAAGTTATAGATAAGCGATTAAACAGAAAGCTAAATGTTGCAGATAAGTAGTTAAAACAGGTAAAACTTACGGATATATAGTTGTAATATTAAGCTAAATCATAGCTGAACCTTATCgataaaacaggaaactaaaAGTTATGGTTAAGTtgttaaaaaagcaaaaatctCTTGATAAATGCCTGAAACAGAAAGCTAAATCATAACTAGAAGTTATCGATTAGACAGATAAAAAGGTAAAACAGATTGCCTAGAAGTTACAGACAAAAAGATAGCTTAAACATAGCTAACATTATGAATAAGTGGTTAGAACAGATAGCAAAGTTAGTCCAAGAATTAATATGTTGATCAAAATGCATTTCCTGATCAAATATAACCACACGATTTCTTAGGTTAGaccagtggtcaccagccttttcgagcccaagatcactttttaattccaaacttaagccgagatctaccattacattacatttcatttaggtgaCACTTTtgtccaaagcgactcacaataagtgcatcaaccatgaggaacaaacccagaacaacaagaatcaaaaaagtacaatttcttccaaaaagctaaactacaaagtgctataagtaagtgccatttaagtgctactaaattgttagtttaaacttttattcaaggtgtagtgggaagaggtgtgtttttagtttgcggcagaagatgtgtagactttctgtcctgatgtcaatgtggagctcattccaccgtttaggagccaggacagcaaacagtcgtgattttgttgatatcttccaaaaaacccacttaggagggtcatacttattattttttgcaatttctgttaaaggctgaatgtacaagaaataaatatacacaaagaaaggcagttgtgcaaatGTTTCTattcacaatattcaaattaatatcaattcatatttacaatgcaaaatatgtagcttctcagttccacaacatgttctgcagaggagctgctactgcagcacaaggtttttaaatatagactttgatttgaatatggccacaaatatgataattgccctgtatgaaagaagtcccttgtactcaaataaataccagtactacacagtatgaagccgtgcatcttccgctccagcaaatatttcacaataaaaaaacctttttaaacaagggaatggattccatcaacagaaacgctcgagtgcttttattttgaaaaagaatatagaaagtgttgcaaccatttgtttgtgacataaattcatcagataaacattcaaactcagttgaaagatcatcttctctgtttattctgctgtgaaccacaatgttaatctctctatgacacaaacgtatttacatcacttcccgaacccgtttcaaagtaaaagcactccagcgtttcaccttctgaatccactcatttgttccaacggggctttgtttgttatcgacagaccgaaagatgcgcatcttcataccgtagagtcctgacatttacttcagtacatgaaccaacttgttcttgaaggaaatgcaggagataaacctgcagctccgccgccagtagcggacacacagcgcgtgtgaaaccgacacacagctgatctgcggtgcgatgacagccagtgagtccagagagttcggggatcgacagtgaagactgcgagatcgaccggtagatcgcgatcgacgggttggcgaccactgggTTAGACCGTAGAGCTGGGGAAAGGGACCCAATACACTTAGCAACTTAGGGGGCTACTCTGTCTGAGGCCAACATTAGAACTTCAGTCTTGTCAGTATTAAGTTGTAACAGGTTGTTAGACATCCAGTCCTCAATGGCAACCAGAACGGTTGTTTAAGACAGACAGTTTATCTGCGTTATCAGGCTTCAAAGACACATAGAGCTGAATATCATGGGCGTAACAGTGATAGGATATATCTGTGCAATTGCTAATGATATTACCTAAGGGGAGCATATATCAAGCAAATAATAAAGGACCCACGACAGAAGCCTGGGGCACACTACAGGAAAGAGCAAAGGTTTCAGACAGGTATGCACCTAGTGACATGGAAAGCCTCCTATCAGAGAGATAGGAGGAGAAACCAGTCCAGGGCGCTCCCAGAGACACCCACCCACTGCCTTTCAATCATGATCCTGTGATCCACCGTGTCAAAAGCTGCACTGAGATCGAGCAGCACCAACACGGAGCATTCACCCTTATCAGCAGATATCGTAATGTCGTTGGTGACTCTAAGACGTGCAGTTTCAGTTGAATGCTTCTGGAGGAAACCTGATTGGACGTTGTCGAAGATTTGGTGAGTTGGCAGGAAGGTTGGCAgcaactttttctaggattttagatATAAATGACTTGTTGACATTAAGAAAATCCGCAGCAAAACTGCAGGAGACGTCTTCgacatgaatattaaaatcaccAACTAGAATAACTCTGTCCAACGTAATAATAGAAAAATGATTTTAGTGCATAGGACTGAATTCTGATATAAAAGAACTGTTAAAACCAGGGGGGCggtaaattaaaatacaataaaatggaTTAGAAAAAACAACTTTGGTTAAGTGCAGTTCAAAAGAGGAGAAAGCTGCAGTGCCCACTGTCCGATACTGGAAACACTCCTTAAAAACCACAGCATTCTACTCTCATATCAACgcatcagacaaacacacctAACCAGGATGAAGGTTGTGAATCCTCCCTGCAACAGGTGCTTTTTCCTTTGGATTACAAACAGAATTTTGCAAATTGAAAACTTTGGTGAGTACTGACATCTTAAACAGAAGTATAgtagatatgtatatatatatatctgttaTTCCAGAAAGCCCAAAAAATTATGAATGAAACAAGTAATTACTTAATTGAGCCAAGTCACGGGCAGGACAACCAACGTGTAGTTCTGTACAAAATGTGTGCATACAAATGTGCAAAGAGATTTCCCGGACATGGTTTAACCAAGGACCAATAAAATCCAAACTGTCTCCGCTGCCCGACACCAGTGTCACTCACCCCGAAGCACAAGGTAAAATCCCAAGATGCATAAGAAGTGACTGTTGTTGTTCGGCTGCAGCGTCTGTGACTTCTtagtttatgttgtgttttatcacaCGTTGAGATCTCTGGGACTCTCCGATGAAGTCTGTGTCGATTACTGATAACTTAAAAATGCAGCAAGGctagtttattttttgtttttttattgttaccCGATGAAAAAGCCGTCAATATGTTTTGTCCACACCCCTTTTACCTGGAACTGCAACTAACAAAGCCTCTGTGAACGGCAAATGGAAGCTGCATTTCTCCTCAGGAAAAGGTGTCACTATCACAAAGTGCACCATTTCACTGAATGAAGGCAACATCCTCATTGACACCGGTGATTTGTTGTGCATGTATTACACACTTTGCGGAGGCATAAACAGACCAGGCTTCAATGTAGGCATGGAAACACAACGCTACCTGTGGGGAATGATGTGCCCACCTCGCCGTCCAaagtctctttctcttcttttcctgttgtgtttcctccctcTGGGCTCCAAGCAGATGTGGCGACAGAGACGGGGCTGTAATGTATGCCTGGTATTTCACCGCTGTGTCGCTCTCCCAGCGTTCATTCTAATTATTGACCGCTGCAGAATTGCCAGGGCTTTAATTAGTGCTAGTGTAACTAATTGGCTCGCACAGAAGTGACATTGATGGGAGGcaagaaaatgaattaatgagGAGAGGCATTGGCAGATTCAACGGAACtgctaaaaagtaaaaatggatGCCTGGCCTCTCAGTGGAGCTGGCATTTGCGTCAACAAGGAAACAAAGTCGCACACTCGACCATTCACGGTCgtcgacgtgtgtgtgtgtgtgtgtgtgtgtgggcgggtgGATGGTCGTGTGCGGGCGTCCAtcacgtgtgtgtttctctgtgtacatttgtgttcatgtgtataCGCAGCCCCCTGTGTGTGTACACTTCATCAGAGCTCAGATGTAACTAGATGTTCATTCAGTTGACAGGAGAAATCTCTCAAGCGCTGGATATGCTTGGATGTAAAGTATGTTAACCTTTAAAACAAAGCCGGCCCTGGCCCCTCTCATTCTCCTGTAATTGCTTGCGCTGGGTAAGCTCACTCGCCTGAAAAGGTTATCGTGTTCCCTGCCAGTTGTCATGACGAATGAGCAAACATAGCAGGAAATGAAAATTGGAAGTTTAGGAAAAAATCTGCCGCACGCTGAGTTGACGTGTAGCATTTGCACAAAGTAACGCTCCGTTGTTCGCTGTCTTCAAATTATTACAACGCaagcacacaaataaacaaaatggcAACGCAGGCAGACCATAAATTAATACCCTCACGAAGGGAAGGATGGATTCCAGATTcgcacactgctgctgcattaaTATTCACTAGAGTCTAGCTCAACCTGCAAGTTCCTGCTGGCATATTCTGttttctctggtgtgtgtgtgtgtgtgtgtgtgtgtgtgtgtgtgtgtgtgtgtgtgtgtgtgtgtgtgtgtgtgtgtgtgtgtgtgtgtgtgtgtgtgtgtgtgtgtgtgtgtgtgtgtgagcaagttATGCACAGCGATGATGATGTGTGTATCTAGTGTGGATGTAATTACGTGTCGAGTGCACACGCATCTTTTGTGAGTCTACGCACACAATTAGTGATtatgtgtgcagtgtgtttgctgtgtatATCATTAAGTCGGGTCTGCATTAGATTTAGggttattgtgtgttttctgggaGCACAGAAATGGTTATGTGCGTGCGCAGTATTTGCTGTGCATATGATTATGTGCAGTGCACAGTAAATTCTGTGCTTGTGCAAACGGATCGTTTGCTTTGGTGTGTTGAAGAATCAATGTGTGCTTACATGATCGCCTTTGTGCCTCCCTCTGTGGATAACTCCCCGAGGGCAGAAGATGCAATCTTACAGATCACATTTTGTCAGCGCTGTTGcaactgtgcatgtgttttatttgcatttgtacgtttatttgcatgtttccttGTTTGTGCTAGATAGAAGAAGGAGCAGCCTGGGTGGCCACAGCTAGACAGTAAGCAGCGTAGATAAGCTGAAGGTGCGATGAGAATAGCGGGGAGAGGCTGTTATCGTCGGAGGCTGGCACAGGCCTCGGAACCGCTGCCTGCTGGACCCTGAAAACTCATTCTGACAGATTCATCTCCTCCCTGGCTGTCGTCGCGTGGTGGGGGGCTGATGACACTCTCTCAACCAAGCAGCTCAGTGCAGTGTTAGCCGGCACCACGTTGAGCAAACCTGCAATTTATAAATCTGCCCTTGGCATTAAGCTGAATAGTGGCATGCAAGAGGCAACTAGGAATATGCCAGAGCCAGCTCAGATTCCACAAAGACCTTTATAGACTTCTGTCTATTGAATtattcagaaaatgtgttttgtaatgTGTCTCAACATCTGGATGTTCCTTTTTCAgatgcaccacacacacagaaacatttgcaGCAGCAGTATTTCTTTCTGCCAATGAAACAATATTCACTCCATTTCCCATTTTATTTCCTCGGGAAGCCACATGCCCACAGCCTGCTGTGCTCTTACATCCCTGTCCAATCAAAGATGCTACAACGCTTTCATATTGGTTCCTTTCAAAATGTTAAGTCAGTTTACCAAAAGAATCCTTTCAACATCGTGCACTCTGCATCCACAGAaagctgtgatttgttttttttgcatctggAAGGAAATTAATTCAGAATTATTCTGTCTGTTGCACAACAAAccacaaataaaatgattaagaaaaacaaactcaaaaacCCAAACACATCTGCAACTCAGTAAATTGACATCTGAGTCTGTGGCCTTGAATGGGAGTTGCTTCTTGGAGCGCTGCCAAGAgtatttattgtttcttttttctcttttcagattAGAGAGCGTAAACACAAAGGAGGCGTCCCTTATCATATCCTGAAGGAGGCAAGACATTGAGCATGAGCCTGTGTTTGTCTACAGCGCCAAAGAAGTGCCAGGGAGAAGCCTCTATGGCGAGGGAATCATCGCCCTCCTAGCTCCACCAGGGGCCTGTTAAACCTGCTCCGAGCTGCACTGGTGGACCCATCGTTCTCCACCAGGAGGCTCACTCCAACCCATCTGCCAGCTCAGATACCCCTCTGATCGTTGGCAACCACATGTTTgaggtgactgtgtgtgaccgccgccgccgccgcccatacttgagcagcagcagcctcctgcGACCCCAATCTCCACCATGCAGTGGAGACGGCGGCACTGCTGTCCCATCAAGATGACCTGGACCATCAAGCGTTCAGTCTTTCGGACCCACGTGACAGGCCTCCTCTCGCTGGCTCTgctcttcactttcttcttattttttagtCACCAGGACTGGCTGCCGGGACGCAGTGGGCTCCGGGAAAACCCACTCAGTAATACATTTAAGGCCCTTCGCAGCCCCAAGGGAGACGCCAACCAGAGCAGCTCCCTGAGGAGCCTGTGGAGGGACGCGGGATATGTAGCGCCAAAGCCTCTGCTCAACCTCAGCGCTCAGCAGGCGGAGGGGGCGGCAGGAGAGACCGTCGCAGGCAGGATGGGTGTAATGGGGCTTGGGGACACCATGAGCACCAACAACAGTTTACAGAAGGAGATGGGTGTGGGAGGGAGGCTCAGTGCTCAGCCCTACCGCTACATCCTGAACGAGCCCTTCAAGTGCAGGGACACCACACCCTTCCTCATACTCCTCATTGCTGCAGAGCCCAGCCAGGCCGATGCCCGGAACGCCATCCGTGTGACGTGGGGGAATGAGAGTGTAGCAATGGGCCTGGTGTTTGTCCGTCTCTTTCTGCTCGGAGTAGGAAAGAGCTCTGACACCTTCCTTCAGAGCAGCATCGAGGAAGAGAGCCGCATTCACCATGACATCATTCAACAGGACTACCAGGACACTTACTACAACCTGACCATCAAAACCCTGATGGGCATGAACTGGGTGGCCACCCACTGCCCACATGCCTCCTAtgtgatgaagacagacagcGACATGTTTGTCAACACCGAGTATCTCATCCAAAAGCTGCTGAAGCCCGAGCTGCCTCCCAAGCATCGGTTCTTCACTGGCTACCTGATGAGAGGTTATGCACCAAACAGAAACAAGGACAGCAAGTGGTACATGGCGCCAGAGCTTTACCCAAGCGAGCGCTACCCAATATTCTGCTCGGGCACGGGGTATGTGTTCTCAGGGGACATGGCCGAGCTGATCTACCAGGCCTCTCTCGGCATACGCAGACTGCACTTGGAGGATGTTTACGTGGGGATCTGCTTGGCGAAGCTGCGCATCGACCCGGTGCCCCCACCCAATGAGTTCCTCTTCAACCACTGGCGGGTGTCTTACTCCAGTTGTAAGTACAGCCACCTGATCACGTCGCATCAGTTCCACCCCAACGAACTCATCAAGTACTGGAACCACTTGCAGAGCAACAAGCACAACGCCTGCATCAACATAGCCAAGGAAAAGAACGGCAGGTACCGACACCGAAGGTTTCATGGAGAGAGGCCTCCATGACGCATCCTGTGACCGCCAAAAAACAAAGGGAGATGGGCACACTGTAACTACAGCCGTTGGAGGGCACGTGGAACTCAGCACTATACACTATTTGGGGAAAAGCACATTGTTTTTGGTATTGTGTACAGTTGATGATCcaaactatttttttaatttgagaaaaacaaaaaggtaattATGGTGAGCTATTGCtgaagggggggaggggggaggggggggaaggacataattataataattcagGTGCCAACAGGAACGTGGTCATTCATGCTAATGTGTAGGTTCTCCTCTAAAGGGAAGTACAGTAcgtcaaaaaaacaacaactgtgacACAGTCGtgtttacacagacacaaagggaAATGTAAGTGTGTTATGTGGAAAGTTACACTACCTAAATATGAATGAAAGTATCTTTGACATTGACCAGTGATGCTGCCCTGTTTCTCAGTGTTTACTTTACATATTTATCAAAGAACACGACTCTAACCAGAGGGGTTTATCTGtcatatactgtattttattttgaaaaagaaatcGACACAGAAGCACTCAGAATCACGACAGAGATGACTgagattgtattttttaaagctttacatTGATTATGACTGCACTCGAGCAAATGTGCAATGAATCAACTAACAATTAAATGTATTGAAGTCagtttgttgtgtgtattttctccGGAGTCCTCCGTGACGTGTGAATAGGAGCAGCTCATCGTTGAAAATGTATCGGCAGCAAAACTTGATTATATACTTTACATATTTCTGTCCAAATACATTACCATTTGTCATTATGAACTAAAAagaattgattttaagtttCCGTTATAAACGTATGAATATTCCATATTTGGTTTTATCCATGTTGAGATATTGATTTCACCAATATCCCTTAAACCTTAGCAGCTAATGTTGAAACCAGGAGTGAGTTGCAGGAGCTAAGATATAAGCTCAGGTGTAATTGAAGCCATCACTGGAAATGGGTTGCACGACCTAAACTAGTTGTTACGCAGAGATTatcttttcatctgcatttgtttttttatttgttagcaggattacacaaaatgttGAGAGAAAGGGCGCTTCCCGTAGTGGAGGTACACGAGATGATGACATCCCTTTtgttatcttgtttttattaatgttataGCGATGTGATCTAAAAATAATGGAAACTAGGAcgattttattgtttgtttggtttaattttagatattttttgggCCTTTTCGCCTTCATTGACAGTGCAAGTGGGGAGAGAGAATATGGGAGACGACACACAGCAAAAGGGCCGGGTCGGAATCAAACCTGCGGCCGCTACAGGACTCAAGCCTCTGTATTTTAAGTATTAATGGTGGAGCCTCATTTGGTAAATTGCCGGTTTGAAACTGCACACAGACGAAGCTGGTGCGGTCGTCACCTTGTCGTCAGCGATACCTGGAGGTTAAATCTGTTCCTCAATCATACCCTTTAAAAAATCACAGTTCTGAGTGAACCAGGCAGATAATGTGTATTATCTACAAACATAACCACGGATCGTTAATGTATAAAAAGGTGATATTGTATTCAGTGGACCTTGCAGAAATCCATTAACTTCGGAAAAAGTAAAAAGCATTCACAGAAGTTCAGGGCAGGTagaaacaatgtgtgtgtgtgaagcaatCTCAAGGTTGAGTGATGAGAAATGAATTAAACACCGAACTCTGCAGAACGTCCCCGCGGAATGTAAAATATTCTGCAGCAAAACACCCAAGTTTagactttaattaaaaatgaatgcataTGATTTTGGAAAAGGTTGCTTGTGTCACTCTGGATGGAACAGAGTTTCCAGCTTGtgcaagtttgtgtgtgtgtgtgtgtgtgtgtgtgtgtgtgtgtgtgtgtgtgtgtgtgtgtgtgtgtgtgtgagagagagggtggaaggaggcaataaataaaaatacactcCAGTGCTCGGGGCCACCAACAAAAAGAGCATATAATTGGGTGATGACTTGAAATAGCCTCTATCAGATTAAGGTAATTTAATTAAACTAATGGAGAGCCGGGACTCCTGCCCCTCTTTTTTCTCCACCACACATCTGTCAGTCTCGTTTTAATCACCTATACGTCTGAGTGATTCTGTTTAGGGAGCTGCAAAATGGGTAAACTTCACACAATGGTTATATTTTAAGCCGCTAATCAccgagcagaggaggaaagaggcaGCTGAAGTGGCGAAGACAGCGGCGGGCGAGGAGAATATCAAGATGTTCATCTCAGATAAACTGCACAGTGGCAAGGAATTATTTGATGCCGGAGCCACCGGCAGAGAGACAACAGCTTTATTTATTACGTTGAATGCACTCAGGCAAGCGGTTATGCCGGTGAATCAAGTTCAAATATCCTGACGCCTGCACACAGCGGCACCTCGTCATCAAACCCTGACATGTATGAACAGCTTCGgtgtgttttgtctttcagGTTTTCCAGGTCAATTATGTGATCaagtttaataaatgtttgtcagtgACATTATCCCCAGCCTCTCCCAGAGACTGTGCATAGAATGTTTTTACAAGATGTCCGATACATCGTTAAATgacctgttgtgttttgtgcgtACGCTGCTGCTTCGCCTTTTTCCTCGGAGAAAGGTGCGACTGTTTTCACAGATGCTCCCTCACTGGCACAAGTGAACGAAAAGTAGACAAATAACATGAGGTACAAATGTATCGCAATTACGCAAAGAAGGGAAGGTACAGACGACAAGTGGTGCAGTACACTCTCAATAAAGCTGTGAGATCAACTCTAATCTGTAGCTCTGCCTTTTggctgttttattctcatttgaCTGCATATGAAGGGTAATTCACACAAAACTAGAATTGCCCTCAGTGGAGTGAACACctccattaaattcaatcaggctgcaccaaattaaacaCATGTATTATTCCCTGCATCCTTCCACCTTTAGTGGTGATCCGTCCATTGGTTCTTACCTAATCTTGCTTAAGTTACAACCAACAACGaagaggggtgaaaacataacctccttggttgGACATTACTAGATGGGTTCCTTCCAGGCCTCATGCCTACACCACGTTTCATCAGTTTAGCGggtttttttgcataatcctgctaaacaaataaatcacCCAACCAATAAGCAGACCGACAACAATGGCAGTTgacattcctccaccaaggccccaatcaagctgcaccaaattgcacacatggATACCAGTCCCCCCTAGTGATTTTCATCAAGGCTCATAaattattctgtgagaaatTAACAGAAGTGTTGTAAAACACCCGTATTTCACAATGCTGaaggaagtgaaacaaaatgatGGGTCTGCAATCCGCCTCGATCAAGATGAGG harbors:
- the b3galt2 gene encoding beta-1,3-galactosyltransferase 2 — protein: MQWRRRHCCPIKMTWTIKRSVFRTHVTGLLSLALLFTFFLFFSHQDWLPGRSGLRENPLSNTFKALRSPKGDANQSSSLRSLWRDAGYVAPKPLLNLSAQQAEGAAGETVAGRMGVMGLGDTMSTNNSLQKEMGVGGRLSAQPYRYILNEPFKCRDTTPFLILLIAAEPSQADARNAIRVTWGNESVAMGLVFVRLFLLGVGKSSDTFLQSSIEEESRIHHDIIQQDYQDTYYNLTIKTLMGMNWVATHCPHASYVMKTDSDMFVNTEYLIQKLLKPELPPKHRFFTGYLMRGYAPNRNKDSKWYMAPELYPSERYPIFCSGTGYVFSGDMAELIYQASLGIRRLHLEDVYVGICLAKLRIDPVPPPNEFLFNHWRVSYSSCKYSHLITSHQFHPNELIKYWNHLQSNKHNACINIAKEKNGRYRHRRFHGERPP